The Helicobacter canis genomic sequence CACAACAAACCTTTGACAACTTTGTCGAGGGCAATAGCAATAAATCCGCCCTAATCATCGCAAAATCTGTCGCCGAGCATCAAGCTAAATCCTACAATCCAGTGCTATTATACGGACACACGGGGCTTGGAAAGACTCATTTACTTTGCGCCATAGGAAATGCCGCTATTGAACGCGAAAAGAATGTCATTTATATGACTACAGAGGAGTTTTTAAACGAATGGCAAAAACACCTAAAACAACGCACAATGGATACCTTTAGAGATAAATACAGAGAATGTGATTATCTCCTTATCGATGATGTGCAGTTTCTCGGAGGTAAAGGTGGCTTACAAGAAGAATTTTTCAACACTTTTGAAGCTCTCCATAAAAACAACAAACAAATTGTAATGACTAGTGATAAGCTTCCCAAACAAATCCAAGGCTTAGAAGACCGCTTGCGATCGAGATTTGAAGGGGGTATGATGATGGAAATCCAACCTCCTGAGATCGAGACCAAAATCCGCATAATCGAGCAAAAATGTCGCGATAATAAAATCAATATGGAAAAAGACATTATCAACTTCCTTGCAGAAAATATCAATGAAAATGTCCGCCAGATTGAAAGCATCATATTAAAGCTAAGTTTTCATCATTCAATGACCAATCAGCCTTTCAGTATCCCTATGGCAAAAAATGTCATCAAAGAAATCCAAAAAGAATCAAATGAAGAAATCAGCTTAGAAAAAATCATAGAAACCATCGCCAAAGAATGCAATATCAAACCAAGTGAAATCATCTCCAAATCCCGTAAAACCCAAATCGTCCAAGCAAGACATCTAGTCATCTATCTAACAAGAACACTCTCTAATATAGATTCTATGAGTATGCTTGCTCAAAAACTCAATATGAAAGACCACAGCGCGATCTCAAAAGCTTTCACCCAAATCACCAAAAAAATCGAGCAAGACAAAGATCTAAAGCTACTTACACAAAACCTAAAAGCCAAGATCCAAAGCGAAAAAAGTCTCTAATTTAACTAGATTTTGCTAAAATACGGCAAAACAAGTGAATAATCCCTGACATTCTAAAATGCTCCAAAATACCGCATACAATGAATAAAGAATGGTTTTTCACTTTTTCACGACCCTTACTATTACTACTAAACACCTAAAGGAGATACAATGAAAATCACTTTGAACAAAAACAACTTCGAAATCGTGCTAAACAATTTCCAATCTTTCCTTGACAAAAAAGACTCTTCACAAATCACTTCACACATATATCTTGAGACTTTAGACAATAAGCTTCTCCTAAAAGCCACAGATTATGAGATCTCTATCCAATCAAAGATAGACATTATCCAAAAAATCGAAGATGGTATAGCTACAATCGAGGGGAAAAAGATTCTATCCATTATCAAACCACTAGATGATGGAGAAATCACCCTAGAAACAAAAGAAGGGCAAATACTCATCAAGCAAAAAAACAAATACAATAAAGAAGACAAGTTTGAATTACCAACATTCAATGCCACAGAATTCAACAATGCTACAAAATTCCCAGAAATCAATGAATCAGACACACAAATCAATCTAAACCCTGTAGATTTTATAGAATCTATCAAGAAAGTCGCCATAGCAACAGATGCTACAAGAGCTGATACTCTGCGGGTAGAATTAACCGGAATCCTACTTGATGTTAAAGATTATCATTGCAATTTTGTCGGCACAGACACAAGAAGACTTGCAATCATCCGCCAAAACACCCAATCCATTGGATCACAATTTTCTATCATAATACCTAGACGCGCTATTATGGAGATTTCCAAGCTCTTTTATGATGAATTTGAGATTTATATCAATAAAAGATTAGAATCTGATCCTACGATGCTTTTCATCAAATCACAAAACTATATTTTCTCCACGAAGCTCATAAGTGGAAAATATCCAGACTATGAAAAAATCATCCCCAAAGAGTTTAAAATCCAATCTAAACTCCCAAAAGATGATGTCATAAAAGCCATAAAAAAGGTAAATTCTCTCTCTACAAATATTAAAGGCACATTAGATTCTAGTGGCTTAATCTTTGAAACGATAAATTCCGAAAGCTCAGAATCTGCTACAACTCCTATTGATATTGCTCTTAACATTGCAGAGCCAATTACACTTGGTATGAATTCTCGTTATGTGCTTGATTTCTTAGGATTTGTAGGAAGTAATGAATTTGAGATTTTGATCAACGATAGTAATATGCCATTTATGCTAAAAGATGATAAATACTCCACAATTATAATGCCTGTGTTATGCTAGTAAAGGAATAAAATGCAAGAAGATCATAAAACACCATCATACACTGGACAAAATATCAAAGTCCTAAAAGGACTTGAGGCAGTTAGAAAACGCCCGGGTATGTATATCGGTAGCACAAATATCAATGGTCTGCACCATATGGTATATGAAGTGGTGGATAACTCTGTCGATGAAGCTATGGCTGGATTTTGTAATAAAATTAGCATTAGGCTTACACACGAAGGCAGTGCTATCATTGAAGACAATGGTAGAGGGATACCCGTAGATATTCACCCTACTGAAAATATCCCTACTGCCACAGTGGTGCTTACTGTGCTACACGCTGGTGGGAAATTTGATAGTGAAGTATATAAAGCATCTGGTGGTTTGCACGGAGTTGGGGTTTCTGTTGTCAATGCTTTATCAAAAAAGCTCATTATGACTATCCACAAAAACGGCAATATCTATCGCCAAGAATTTGCTGCTGGAATCCCTACTTCTGAATTAGAAATCATCGGTGAAACCAAGAAAAATGGCACAATTATTGAATTTTTCCCTGATGATAGCATTATGGAAGTGGTTGAATTTGACAAAGATGTTTTAACCCGCAGATTTAAAGAAATGGCATATCTAAACCAGAATCTAACTATTGATTTCATCGATGAACGCAGTGGTTTTAGAGAGTCTTATCACTTTGAAAATGGACTTATGCAATTTATTCAAGATGTCAATAAACGCCCTGCTATTGCTTCGACAATTTACTTTAAAGGTGCGGATCAAGAAACGGAAATGGAAATAGCACTTGTCTATAATGAAGGCTTTGATGAAAATGTCCTAAGCTTTGTAAATAATATCCGCACTCCAGATGGTGGGACACACGAAGCTGGCTTTAGAGCAGGACTTAGCCGTGTAATTATGAATTACATAGAAGCAAACGCAAATGCTCGTGAAAAGGACATAAAAGTAACAGGTGATGATGTGCGTGAAGGGCTTGTGGCGATTATTTCTACGCGCATTATCGATCCGCAGTTTGAAGGACAAACAAAAGGCAAGCTAGGAAGCTCTTTCATTAAACCAATCATACAAAAGCTTACAACGGAGCGATTAAGCAAATATTTTGAAGAAAATCCAAATGATGCAAAAGCTATTATGCAAAAGGCATTGCTTGCAGCAAGAGGGCGAGAAGCAGCGAAAAAAGCGCGCGAACTCACACGAAAAAAGGAGAATTTTTCCGTAGGGACATTGCCCGGGAAGCTTGCTGACTGCCAAAGTAAAGACCCAACAGAATCCGAAATCTATCTTGTAGAGGGGGATTCTGCGGGTGGCTCTGCCAAGCAAGCTAGAGATAGACTCTATCAAGCTATTTTGCCTTTGCGAGGTAAGATTCTTAATGTCGAAAAATCACGCCTTGATAAGATTTTGAAAAGCGAAGAGATTAAAAATAT encodes the following:
- the dnaA gene encoding chromosomal replication initiator protein DnaA produces the protein MIWDEVLVTLKNEISQYEFSTYISLMKYDENASKSNLAVFMVPNPYIEKWIKSKYTDKIKHIFEIHTKTKTDIKIIVAKDKQNVKNYRQKIQKSQSQTLLNSQQTFDNFVEGNSNKSALIIAKSVAEHQAKSYNPVLLYGHTGLGKTHLLCAIGNAAIEREKNVIYMTTEEFLNEWQKHLKQRTMDTFRDKYRECDYLLIDDVQFLGGKGGLQEEFFNTFEALHKNNKQIVMTSDKLPKQIQGLEDRLRSRFEGGMMMEIQPPEIETKIRIIEQKCRDNKINMEKDIINFLAENINENVRQIESIILKLSFHHSMTNQPFSIPMAKNVIKEIQKESNEEISLEKIIETIAKECNIKPSEIISKSRKTQIVQARHLVIYLTRTLSNIDSMSMLAQKLNMKDHSAISKAFTQITKKIEQDKDLKLLTQNLKAKIQSEKSL
- the dnaN gene encoding DNA polymerase III subunit beta, whose product is MKITLNKNNFEIVLNNFQSFLDKKDSSQITSHIYLETLDNKLLLKATDYEISIQSKIDIIQKIEDGIATIEGKKILSIIKPLDDGEITLETKEGQILIKQKNKYNKEDKFELPTFNATEFNNATKFPEINESDTQINLNPVDFIESIKKVAIATDATRADTLRVELTGILLDVKDYHCNFVGTDTRRLAIIRQNTQSIGSQFSIIIPRRAIMEISKLFYDEFEIYINKRLESDPTMLFIKSQNYIFSTKLISGKYPDYEKIIPKEFKIQSKLPKDDVIKAIKKVNSLSTNIKGTLDSSGLIFETINSESSESATTPIDIALNIAEPITLGMNSRYVLDFLGFVGSNEFEILINDSNMPFMLKDDKYSTIIMPVLC
- the gyrB gene encoding DNA topoisomerase (ATP-hydrolyzing) subunit B; amino-acid sequence: MQEDHKTPSYTGQNIKVLKGLEAVRKRPGMYIGSTNINGLHHMVYEVVDNSVDEAMAGFCNKISIRLTHEGSAIIEDNGRGIPVDIHPTENIPTATVVLTVLHAGGKFDSEVYKASGGLHGVGVSVVNALSKKLIMTIHKNGNIYRQEFAAGIPTSELEIIGETKKNGTIIEFFPDDSIMEVVEFDKDVLTRRFKEMAYLNQNLTIDFIDERSGFRESYHFENGLMQFIQDVNKRPAIASTIYFKGADQETEMEIALVYNEGFDENVLSFVNNIRTPDGGTHEAGFRAGLSRVIMNYIEANANAREKDIKVTGDDVREGLVAIISTRIIDPQFEGQTKGKLGSSFIKPIIQKLTTERLSKYFEENPNDAKAIMQKALLAARGREAAKKARELTRKKENFSVGTLPGKLADCQSKDPTESEIYLVEGDSAGGSAKQARDRLYQAILPLRGKILNVEKSRLDKILKSEEIKNMITAFGCGIGEDFNLERLRYHKIIIMTDADVDGSHIQTLLMTFFYRYLKPLIQNGHIYIAQPPLYCLQLKKNKNKELYLKDDKALSEFLIENGIENFTFEGIGEKELIEILKKISQYRLILKELEKRYAMIDIVRFLIEKPAVRDVDFTQMFAEIEKFLPTIECNILNKTIAQEFLTLYVQTPTGLVETTIDQSLFVNNFFKEACDIYAKIQERDLVFLEGKNIIKVLEEIEESTKKSYDMQRYKGLGEMDPDQLQETTMIPSNRTLLRVTLPNEEEADRIFTLFMGDEVEPRREYIQLHAKDVKNLDV